In Drosophila miranda strain MSH22 chromosome XR, D.miranda_PacBio2.1, whole genome shotgun sequence, the genomic window AGTTCCTTCTGTTGAGGTCCCACACAAATTTCAGGCCAGGATCCTTCGGGATGCTCTATTCTTTCGCTTTAGAAGCCATTGGAAAGCGCCCAGAGAtcgctaaaaaaaaaacaaacaaacgagACGCCTAACATTTATCTATTCACCAACAATAATTCCCTCAAAAGCATTAAAAactaataaatatttataataaacaaaaaacaattaaTATTCATATGAGAATATACTGAATAAAGtaccaaataaaatacaaataaaataaagttaaGTCcaattattaacagataatttgttaatttaataaataaaaaaaataagcaGGGACCGCAAATAAGACCGGAAATTATgagtttaaaaaaattaaGGCACAACAAAACCACCAAGAAGAGTGGGGAAAATAGCCATACGTTATTTTTTTACGGCAAATTTCAAAACAGGATAAACTTTTATTCACAATTTTttgatttaaatttttttaaattattaaaattaatttaaatgataaaaattaaaaaattatttttatataaaaataataacatACAAATTATTCAAAGATATTTGAATTCAATTTGTATAATAAAATTTATATCATAACTTgtattttcaatttttataataaaaatttaataataataatttgtatgtgttaatttttatataaaaatttatatacatatacaaattattttttaatttttatcatttaaaataattttaataatttaaacaaatttaaaacaCAAAATTCAACAAATAAATCTTatttcttaatttttttttatcaaaATTATAATCGTTACGTTCCCTGGAAATAAGTGAATAAGAATAGATGTAGAAATGTGCATAGAATGTGCCCGTTCTGCGCGCTTGACGCGGCAAGGGCCGCGGCTCTATTCTTATAGCCGGTGTTCCGATCAGATCCAATGACTGCCGTATagcctctctttctctctctctctctttttgtctTTTTTTCGCAATTGGGAGGAATGTATTTGTTGGCTAACGGATGGAGGGTGTGGATCTCTCAATTTTGCCCAAAatgagagagaggaagagagagagagagagagtggaaaAGGGGATGGACCATCTCCGTTCATCATCTTTCCACCTAATGACCTTTTTTCCACTCTCCCGATTCCGTTTTGTGttccgtctctgtctctcttctCACACCATCACCAGCTATGCTGCTagctccctccctccctccatTTGCACGATTTAGAGTGAGAAAGGGCGAgccagagagtgagagagcgaATGAGTATTTTCATTTGTTCAGTCTCGCCATAAAACCCATCCTATCTGATCCAAATTCAGCAAAAAATATTATTTTGGGTATTTCTGGATGTGCATGCCACAGATTTGTGCCCCTTGTAGTGGCGGTAGGGGGCAGGGCTTAAATGGTGTACAATTTTAGTAGTgtgatatcacagaagtctcgATATAAACTTTGGTGGCTCCTGCTCTTatggtctctgagatctaggcctCAAAAGAGACAGACCGACTGAGAGACATGACTCTAACGACTCTTCTAtcgatgctgatcaagaatatatatggtTTATGGGGTCGAAAGCGCTTCCTTCGGGGTGTTACCCAAGCCCTTCGAGTATTCAAATTGTGCAGAGCCTTGAAACGCATGGAAGGCTGTCTCTCTGGGCAGGTAGGGCATATATCTGCTTGATAAAGAGTCAATCTGGCGGAGGCCTAGGCCTAGgcacatatatatgtatatggaaATATCAattacatactcgtacatatatcTACTGTGTATTTATTATAGAAAATCGTTTACAGTTGGGATCAACACTTATGCAAGCTTTGGGCAATTAGCTGTATGAGGAAACACTCGAGCCGTGTGCGGGGAGGACGACTGGTACGCcggtcctcctcctcctcctccccctcgTACTCGTACAATTTACAATTACAGTGAACACTGGACAATAAGTAACTAAGGCATCACAATGGAGTCCAACGGGGGGCCCACCACCCACTACGCCTCCGTTTCCTGGTCCATTTCGCCGGCCTGTATCTCCTCGGGGGTGCGCAGATCGATGGCGAACTTCTGGCGTGCCGGCGTTATGGTATCGATCTGGTCATCGCCGGCCGCCTCCTTGACGCGTCGCGAGTAGTCCTGGAAGGCCGCTGCCAGGGCGAAGGTCAGCCGGCGGGCCATCGCCCGACTGTCGCAGACGAAGGCGTGCACATCGTACGGATGCGGACTGGCGTCGTCCTTGACGACGATCATGGCGAACACTCGCGTGTACACCAGATCCTGTACGCCGTAGGAGATCGTGTCGATCGGGTGGCACCAGTTGTTGATGCTCGCCTTCGGCGATATGATCTCCAGCTGGACGCCCGTCACGGAGACCGTCAGATCGCAGTTGGGCAGCACCTTGTTGGGCGGCAGGTTCTTGGCCACGCCCACCATATGGTCGACCGGCCGGCGTGTGTACTTGATGCCCCACAGGCCGCGCGCCACCTCCGAGCCAATGTACTTGACCTGCGGATGAGAGGGGAGCAGAGGTGAGCAGAGGGGGGGCGGTTAGAGCGGTTACTCATCGGGCTGGCATTTGCTTCCGCTGCGCATGCGTTGCCGTTAGTCGTCTGTCGTCTGTCGTCTGCGGGCTTCATTTGCATCCGCCGCCGGATGTCAGCGCAGAGCTCCAGCCCCCAGCCCACAGCCAGGCCAAAAAGTTAGTTTCCCCCTGCCCCCAGGCCGCAGTCGCCG contains:
- the LOC108153677 gene encoding uncharacterized protein LOC108153677 translates to MASNTKTNTSSSSPTDLDSQVNVEDLPITFKVKYIGSEVARGLWGIKYTRRPVDHMVGVAKNLPPNKVLPNCDLTVSVTGVQLEIISPKASINNWCHPIDTISYGVQDLVYTRVFAMIVVKDDASPHPYDVHAFVCDSRAMARRLTFALAAAFQDYSRRVKEAAGDDQIDTITPARQKFAIDLRTPEEIQAGEMDQETEA